The Candidatus Cloacimonadota bacterium genome contains a region encoding:
- a CDS encoding type II toxin-antitoxin system YafQ family toxin — protein sequence MLQIFRTSRFKRDFKNYQYNEGLKDLLWEIIDSLRNERPLPANYRDHQLKGEFSMCRECHITPDILLIYRIENSSLFLIRMGSHSDLF from the coding sequence TTGCTTCAGATTTTTCGGACTTCCCGATTTAAGCGGGATTTTAAGAACTATCAGTATAATGAGGGTCTTAAAGACTTGTTGTGGGAGATTATTGATTCATTAAGAAATGAAAGACCTCTACCGGCGAATTACAGAGACCACCAATTAAAAGGAGAGTTTAGTATGTGTAGAGAATGCCATATCACACCTGATATTTTACTAATTTACAGAATTGAGAATTCATCATTATTTCTAATCAGAATGGGCTCACATTCTGATTTATTTTAG
- a CDS encoding sigma 54-interacting transcriptional regulator: MKDKLTFQLRDFIVQRFPLARLLGSLKDQDSSHLVEIIGGSGSGKSYLVKPLLEGLQDSQSRVNRYSPRVFAFNQFIPVLRQICDVDETLLEELFEENRQHFRTGRKYDFFYFLTERLNQKKLLKPCALIIDDGDALDSYTRDYLQYLVQYAPDAGIQIIILSQKRLFSFSQSESVPALSVDDLQKLVHNVFSEEELGYVTESEILHQLSDGNLLVVESIIAQMLSGKKPKFDLTPFLDKSHDPQQIYMDTLESLSESQRQLLLAMFVLDGGLSAAQVRAFGWGKSHKKDLEILEERGLASCLEDGCLVQKKKSLKIWLEQNPEALSGEFLEKLKKLMEDEEEHLQTLIRLLMRQKKYVAAPFEGLIGELETLCDHDKLLELYRYQLKQTKKPALKLALQQKIAEAHSGLNQLDEAGEHLRQALHICTEHSLPAEETVHKLASNLFVANSTAFALEIIRKFAPQNIDPIWHAKILLLKADILAETEEYDAAITILEDITRQVGPIDDKTQRWTIQGEARKIKGKIHYYVNEWEQSEEAFKEAENYYNLAKDSRGLAAIFNNLAVLYMFQGDWERSETYFLRSLELEQKLFNLNGISVCYNNLGSLMDDTGDTAKALKYLEQALKLQKMLNEPYNITNIYNNIGVTLMDHGEYDEAEDSLQKSLQTGIDFGFYRNIVASLNNLGALQFKKGDWAQSIALYEQAIKKSEENNFTEGLLRSFSNLGEVYEKQDELNLAYDLCFKGLELLPAVSDDYIKAELHGNLGSVLTKLRKFKEAYSYLVESLDFFKSINARDKIVEGFLKQAYYFILTRNSESADYYLNQALKMATEQHRRFDIGKAHYLRALLERKNLESAKQNLHEAIEIFVETSSIYELSLANYELAEVLYELEDWEKALEILKANKKVIQQYGSIKLLEKNDILKDKISREYAAQMKDVQFEENLLNQFYEITQKLNSLTDLEVLTEHALDSLIEISEADGGILCLHGNETLPDAWDYKLFRNFSHDSQFYDDFMNACSRSYRENEIENHKQPHFAPSFNHILVLPLAIRSDVLGVVLLFSKSGSHYFSERIVNLLSALANQVIVIIENVRSASLEKTHATIREQLLSDNLYANIIGKSPEMQKIFEIIEKVKDTPTTVLLEGPSGTGKELIARALHYGSRRRNKAFVAQYCGALPETLLESELFGHVKGSFTGAAYDKKGLFEIADSGTFFLDEIADISQSTQAKLLRFLQEGEVKRVGSTKTEKVNVRVVCATNVSLEEKVKSGDFRLDLYYRLNVIRIRVPSLKERTGDVPLLAIHFLDKYNTRMEKELQGFSDDAMKVLEGYEWPGNVRQLENEIERAVTLVEPGSIIRASDFSDEVRRYIENQKTISMLTGRKTLKEALEELERDMILAAMEATDWNQTQAAKDLGISRQGLIQKLKRFNLDKDDN, encoded by the coding sequence ATGAAAGACAAATTGACTTTTCAGTTGCGCGACTTCATCGTCCAGCGTTTTCCGCTTGCCAGGCTGCTTGGCAGTTTGAAGGACCAGGATTCCAGTCACCTGGTGGAAATCATCGGTGGCAGCGGCAGCGGCAAATCCTATTTGGTGAAGCCCTTGCTCGAAGGTTTGCAAGATTCCCAGAGCCGGGTGAATCGCTATTCCCCGCGTGTGTTTGCCTTCAACCAGTTCATCCCCGTGCTGCGGCAAATCTGCGATGTGGATGAAACACTTTTGGAGGAGCTTTTCGAGGAAAACAGACAGCATTTCCGCACCGGCCGCAAGTATGATTTCTTCTATTTCCTGACCGAGCGCTTGAACCAGAAAAAGCTGCTGAAACCCTGCGCCCTGATTATCGACGATGGCGACGCGCTGGATTCCTACACCCGTGATTACCTGCAATATCTGGTGCAATACGCGCCCGACGCCGGCATCCAAATCATTATCCTCTCCCAAAAGCGGCTGTTTTCATTTTCCCAAAGCGAAAGTGTTCCCGCGCTCAGCGTTGACGACCTGCAAAAGCTGGTCCACAATGTGTTTTCCGAAGAGGAACTGGGCTATGTGACCGAAAGCGAAATCCTGCACCAGCTCTCCGACGGAAACCTTTTGGTGGTGGAAAGCATCATCGCCCAGATGTTGTCTGGGAAAAAGCCGAAATTTGACCTCACCCCCTTCCTGGACAAGAGCCACGACCCCCAGCAGATTTATATGGACACCCTGGAAAGCCTCAGCGAAAGCCAGCGTCAGTTGCTTTTGGCGATGTTTGTTTTGGATGGCGGCTTGAGCGCGGCACAGGTTCGCGCCTTCGGATGGGGCAAAAGCCATAAAAAAGACCTCGAAATCCTGGAAGAACGCGGCTTGGCAAGCTGTTTGGAAGACGGCTGTCTGGTTCAAAAGAAAAAATCGCTCAAAATCTGGCTGGAGCAAAATCCAGAGGCGCTTTCCGGTGAATTTTTGGAAAAACTGAAAAAACTGATGGAAGATGAGGAGGAACACCTCCAAACCCTGATCCGGCTTTTGATGCGCCAGAAGAAATACGTCGCCGCTCCCTTTGAGGGTCTCATCGGCGAATTGGAAACGCTTTGTGACCACGACAAGCTTTTGGAGCTCTACCGCTATCAACTCAAACAGACCAAAAAACCCGCGCTGAAACTGGCTTTGCAGCAAAAAATCGCCGAGGCTCACAGCGGGTTGAACCAATTGGACGAAGCGGGCGAACACCTGCGCCAAGCGCTTCACATCTGCACGGAACACTCCCTCCCCGCTGAAGAAACGGTTCATAAGCTTGCTTCGAACCTCTTCGTGGCAAACAGCACCGCCTTCGCGCTGGAAATCATCCGAAAATTCGCCCCGCAAAACATCGACCCCATCTGGCACGCGAAAATCCTGCTGCTCAAAGCCGACATCCTGGCTGAAACTGAGGAATATGACGCCGCGATTACGATTTTGGAGGATATCACCCGCCAGGTTGGGCCCATCGACGACAAAACCCAGCGCTGGACGATTCAGGGTGAAGCCAGAAAAATCAAGGGTAAAATCCACTATTACGTGAACGAATGGGAACAGAGCGAAGAGGCTTTCAAAGAAGCTGAAAACTATTACAACCTCGCCAAAGACAGCCGCGGCCTGGCTGCGATTTTCAACAATCTGGCGGTTCTCTATATGTTCCAGGGCGATTGGGAACGCAGCGAAACCTATTTCCTCCGCAGCCTGGAATTGGAGCAAAAGCTCTTCAACCTCAACGGTATCTCCGTCTGTTACAACAACTTGGGCAGCCTGATGGACGACACGGGCGACACCGCCAAAGCCCTGAAATATCTGGAACAGGCTCTCAAGCTGCAAAAAATGCTGAACGAGCCCTATAACATCACCAATATCTACAACAATATCGGTGTGACCCTGATGGATCATGGCGAATATGATGAAGCGGAAGATTCGCTGCAAAAGTCTCTGCAAACCGGCATCGACTTTGGTTTTTACCGCAATATCGTGGCATCGCTGAACAACCTCGGCGCGCTCCAATTCAAAAAAGGTGACTGGGCGCAGTCCATCGCGCTTTATGAACAAGCCATCAAAAAAAGTGAGGAAAACAACTTCACGGAAGGGCTGCTGCGTTCCTTCAGCAATCTGGGCGAAGTTTATGAAAAACAGGACGAGCTGAACCTAGCTTACGACCTCTGTTTCAAAGGCTTGGAGCTTCTGCCAGCCGTCAGCGACGACTATATCAAAGCCGAATTGCATGGCAACCTGGGCAGCGTGCTCACCAAGCTGCGAAAATTCAAGGAAGCCTATTCATACCTGGTGGAAAGCCTCGATTTTTTCAAATCCATCAACGCCCGGGACAAGATTGTGGAAGGCTTTTTGAAGCAGGCTTACTATTTCATTCTGACCAGAAACAGCGAAAGCGCGGATTATTATCTGAACCAAGCGCTCAAGATGGCGACAGAACAGCACCGCCGTTTCGACATCGGAAAAGCCCACTATCTGCGCGCACTTTTGGAACGAAAAAACCTGGAATCCGCCAAGCAAAACCTCCACGAAGCCATCGAGATTTTCGTGGAAACATCCAGCATCTACGAGCTTTCCCTGGCAAATTATGAACTGGCGGAAGTGCTCTACGAGCTCGAGGACTGGGAAAAAGCGCTGGAAATCCTCAAAGCGAACAAGAAAGTGATTCAACAGTATGGCTCCATCAAGCTTTTGGAAAAAAACGACATCCTGAAGGACAAAATCTCGCGGGAATATGCCGCCCAGATGAAGGACGTGCAATTTGAGGAAAACCTGCTGAATCAATTCTATGAAATCACCCAAAAGCTCAACAGCCTCACGGATTTGGAAGTTTTAACCGAGCACGCGCTGGACAGCCTGATAGAGATTTCGGAAGCCGATGGTGGAATTTTGTGTCTGCATGGAAATGAAACCCTGCCCGACGCTTGGGACTACAAACTTTTCCGAAACTTCTCCCATGACAGCCAATTTTATGACGACTTTATGAACGCCTGCTCCCGCTCCTACCGCGAAAACGAGATTGAAAACCACAAACAGCCCCATTTCGCGCCCTCTTTCAATCATATTTTGGTCCTCCCGCTCGCCATCCGCAGCGACGTTTTGGGCGTGGTTTTGCTCTTCAGCAAAAGCGGTTCCCACTATTTTTCCGAGCGCATCGTGAATCTGCTCAGCGCGCTTGCCAACCAGGTTATCGTGATCATCGAAAATGTGCGTTCTGCCAGCCTGGAAAAGACCCACGCCACCATTCGCGAACAGCTTTTATCGGATAATCTCTACGCCAATATCATCGGCAAAAGCCCTGAAATGCAGAAAATCTTTGAAATCATCGAAAAGGTGAAGGACACGCCCACCACGGTGCTTTTGGAAGGACCCAGCGGAACAGGTAAAGAATTGATAGCCCGTGCTTTGCACTATGGCAGCCGCAGACGGAACAAGGCTTTTGTGGCGCAATATTGTGGCGCGCTGCCGGAAACCCTGTTGGAAAGCGAACTTTTCGGTCACGTGAAAGGCTCCTTCACCGGCGCCGCCTACGACAAAAAAGGTCTGTTCGAAATCGCCGACAGCGGCACCTTCTTCCTGGATGAGATTGCCGATATCAGTCAAAGCACCCAGGCAAAGCTGTTGCGCTTTTTGCAGGAAGGCGAAGTGAAGCGGGTGGGCTCCACCAAAACGGAAAAGGTGAATGTCCGCGTGGTTTGCGCCACAAACGTTTCCCTGGAAGAAAAGGTGAAATCTGGGGATTTCAGACTGGATCTATATTACAGGCTGAACGTCATCCGCATCCGGGTTCCCTCTTTGAAAGAACGCACCGGAGATGTGCCTCTGCTCGCCATCCACTTTTTGGATAAATACAACACCCGCATGGAAAAAGAGTTGCAAGGTTTCAGTGATGACGCCATGAAGGTTTTGGAAGGCTACGAATGGCCTGGAAACGTGCGTCAGCTCGAAAACGAGATCGAACGCGCCGTGACCTTGGTGGAACCGGGCTCCATCATCCGCGCCAGCGATTTTTCGGACGAAGTTCGCCGCTACATCGAAAATCAAAAAACCATCAGCATGCTCACAGGGCGTAAAAC